One segment of Herbaspirillum hiltneri N3 DNA contains the following:
- a CDS encoding cation:proton antiporter: MQWTLPSFALAQPVQWNALLLFGSLLLFGLIAGHIVSKSPWVPRITGYLIVGFILGGGGLNWLSGDVLSVTNIFADIAVALVVYQLGRYVDIGWLRREKWLLATVVTSAVLCFTFVSVALLWFGTSNVLALLGGVWAIATAPAVVLVVLRDLKAEGQVTRRLATMTALNNFVAILAAYALLPVIAHESGTPVLTLVEHTAYSLIGSLLLAYLTYWLMMPLARLLGRQGSRQFVLVISVIALAIGVAHALHLPVMLTMLIFAIMSKNLDRQYDLMELEFGVANELFVVMLFVTVGASMRLADLSMVGLSVLILIAARFVAMGCGVFLFARFARMNWKQAGLLTLGTLPMTEAGLGLMQTISSLYPHTTSDVVPLLAGCLIVLELFGPVATQFALIKSGESGRE, translated from the coding sequence ATGCAGTGGACTCTTCCGTCTTTCGCCCTTGCGCAACCGGTCCAATGGAACGCGTTGCTGCTGTTCGGTAGCTTATTGCTGTTCGGGCTGATAGCCGGTCATATCGTGTCGAAGTCGCCATGGGTGCCGCGCATTACTGGTTACCTGATTGTCGGTTTCATTCTCGGCGGCGGCGGCCTGAACTGGCTGTCCGGCGACGTGCTGAGCGTGACCAATATCTTTGCCGACATCGCCGTCGCGCTGGTGGTGTATCAGTTGGGCCGCTACGTCGACATCGGCTGGCTGCGCCGGGAGAAGTGGCTGCTGGCCACCGTCGTTACTTCGGCCGTACTCTGCTTCACCTTCGTCAGCGTGGCTTTGCTGTGGTTCGGCACCTCCAACGTACTGGCCCTGCTGGGCGGTGTGTGGGCCATCGCCACTGCGCCTGCCGTGGTGCTGGTGGTGCTGCGCGATCTCAAGGCCGAAGGCCAGGTCACGCGCCGCCTGGCGACGATGACCGCGCTCAACAACTTCGTCGCCATCCTGGCCGCCTACGCTTTGCTGCCGGTGATTGCGCATGAGTCGGGCACGCCGGTGCTGACGCTGGTCGAGCACACTGCATATTCGCTGATCGGTTCGCTGCTGCTGGCTTACCTGACGTACTGGCTGATGATGCCGCTGGCGCGTCTGCTCGGTCGCCAGGGCAGCCGCCAGTTCGTGCTGGTCATTTCAGTCATCGCGCTGGCCATCGGCGTGGCGCATGCGCTGCACCTGCCGGTGATGCTGACGATGCTGATCTTCGCGATCATGTCGAAGAACCTCGATCGCCAGTACGACCTGATGGAGCTGGAATTCGGCGTCGCCAACGAATTGTTCGTGGTGATGCTGTTCGTCACCGTGGGCGCGTCGATGCGCCTGGCGGACCTGAGCATGGTCGGTCTGTCGGTGCTGATCCTGATTGCCGCACGGTTCGTGGCGATGGGCTGCGGCGTGTTCCTGTTCGCCCGCTTTGCGCGCATGAACTGGAAGCAGGCCGGGCTGCTCACGCTGGGGACCTTGCCGATGACCGAGGCGGGACTCGGGTTGATGCAGACGATTTCCAGCCTGTACCCGCATACCACGTCCGACGTCGTGCCCTTGCTGGCGGGATGTCTGATCGTGCTGGAATTGTTTGGCCCCGTCGCCACCCAATTCGCCCTGATCAAATCTGGTGAAAGCGGACGCGAATGA